The Ectothiorhodospiraceae bacterium 2226 region TACAGGAGCAGGACTTGCGCGGCCTTGAGCAGAGCGAGGACGTTCAGTGCTCCCGGCGCGTCGATCGTCTTCATGGGCAAGAACGCGGGCTGACGCCCGCCTCAGAGGGCGCGGGGGTAGCGGGAATGCGAGTCAGGCCTGGCCTGGCTCTATATCACTGGTCTCCCTCAAACTGCTTCCTCGCACGCGCGCTCGCGGCCGAGAGGCGGGCGCATCACGTCGCGCCGGCCCTCACGTCCAGACGGTCGGCGCGCGCCGCCTGCTCCGCTATCGCCGACAGCTTCAGCCAGCGCCCCACGCTGCGCGCCAGATCGTGCCGGCCATGGACCCGGATCTCGTCGCGTTGGATCGCCGGGGCTAACGGTCGCTGGCCGATCCAGATAGGGCCCATCACCCGCACGCTGGTGGTGATGTAAAGGTCCACCTCGAATCCGGGGTCCGACTGGCACAGGTCGACGTCGCCGTCCTCGATGAGCAGCCACCAGCGCCGCAGCTCCGGCGGCGCGTCGCTGTAGTCGAACTGCACCACCGTGCGCCCCGGCGGCAGAACCCCGGTATCGATGCGCCGGCGCATATCCCACATGAGCACGCCCGCGTCCCAGTCCGGGCCGTCGGCGGCGCTTTCCACCCAGCGCCGGCCCCACAGGCCCATGGCGATGATGATCGGGCCGAGCGCCTCGCCGGCCTCCGTCAGGCGGTAGGCGCCGCCGCCACCGCGCTCCACGATGCCGTGGGTGACGAGTTCCCGCAGGCGCCGAGCGAGGAGGGGGCGCGACATCAGCGGCACGCCGCGGTGGATCTCATTGAAGCCGGAGGACCCGCTGATCAATTCGCGCAGGATCAGCGGCGTCCAGCGCCTGGTCAGCACCTCCGAGGCCTTGGCCACGGGGCAGAACTGACCGTATCCGGTTCGGTCCGTCATGGTGCTTCTCCCTTGCCGCGTCCGCACAGTCGTGCCCGACGCGGGGCGGCTGTCCGGTTCAGTTATTGAACTAGGCGGACGGCAGACGCTTTGGGATGCTGAATTGCCGGCGCGCTGCCGCGCCCGGCCCCTTCAGACCATGAAGGAGACTAGCCATGACAGTAGCACGCCGATCCATCGACAGCCGAATCCGCCCGCACCACGCCGGGGGCGGGCACAGGCTGCGCCGCCTGGCGCCGCGCCGGGCGCGCGCGATTCGGAGCGGCACACGCTTCCAGGCCGATTTCCCGGCCTTCCACGAGCGCTACGCCGAGGGGCGCGCCACCACCGTACCGCGCGACCACGGGATCGTGCACGGCACGCGGTACTGACGGTGCGGCGACAGCGCGATTACCACACCGATCCATAGGAGGATGCCATGCAGAATCAGCACTCCCTCGCTCGGACGGCAGGCGCTTTCTCCCTAGCCGTCCTGATGTTGCTCCTGCTCGGAGTGGCGACGGCGGTACACGCGGCACCCGATCCGATCGCATCGAAGCCGCTGACTCAGCGCCATGTGTTCGTCGGCGACGTCTCGATTCAGATCACCCAGGAGCTCGAAGGGCTGCCGGCGCAGACCGTGAACATCGATGACGGCTCGCACGTGGCCGTGATGGAGTTCACCATCCAGCCCGGTGCCGTGTTTCCCTGGCACACCCATCCCGGCACCGTGCTGATCAACATCACGGAGGGTGACTTCGTGTTCTTGTTTGCGGAGGACTGTATGGAGCGCGAGTACGGGCCGGGCATGGCGCTGGTCGATCCCGGCAACACCGTGCACACGTCCTTCAATCCCAGCCGTGATGAACCGACCGTGGTCATCGCGACGTTCCTCGGCGTACCGGAGGAGGGTCCGCTCATGAGCCCGGTGGAGGAGGGCCAGGGCGCCGACCTTGATGCGCGATGCGGCATCGAGCGCGGCCCCGACGGCAACATGCTGTCCGGATACTGAACCCCTTGCGCGGTATCGGCGGGATGCGCGGCGGCTGAAGCGCCGTCATCCCGCCTCCCGCGCCCGGCACTCCCACTCCGCGGCCCGTTCCGGCCCGCTGTCGAGCGCCTTGGCGGGTTGATCCAGCTATGCGCG contains the following coding sequences:
- a CDS encoding helix-turn-helix transcriptional regulator — protein: MTDRTGYGQFCPVAKASEVLTRRWTPLILRELISGSSGFNEIHRGVPLMSRPLLARRLRELVTHGIVERGGGGAYRLTEAGEALGPIIIAMGLWGRRWVESAADGPDWDAGVLMWDMRRRIDTGVLPPGRTVVQFDYSDAPPELRRWWLLIEDGDVDLCQSDPGFEVDLYITTSVRVMGPIWIGQRPLAPAIQRDEIRVHGRHDLARSVGRWLKLSAIAEQAARADRLDVRAGAT
- a CDS encoding cupin domain-containing protein, which codes for MQNQHSLARTAGAFSLAVLMLLLLGVATAVHAAPDPIASKPLTQRHVFVGDVSIQITQELEGLPAQTVNIDDGSHVAVMEFTIQPGAVFPWHTHPGTVLINITEGDFVFLFAEDCMEREYGPGMALVDPGNTVHTSFNPSRDEPTVVIATFLGVPEEGPLMSPVEEGQGADLDARCGIERGPDGNMLSGY